Proteins encoded together in one Lathamus discolor isolate bLatDis1 chromosome 3, bLatDis1.hap1, whole genome shotgun sequence window:
- the RNASEL gene encoding 2-5A-dependent ribonuclease isoform X2, whose product MEPTAHSQQEASIPSSTETAEDLAFKLNAAVRDSNKEDVLELLERGADVNSKAESGWTPLQSAVQANEEDLVRLLLCKGACPHARKDNGGTAFTEAAIVGNVNILELLLDCGLNINDYDDNGFTAFMEAAWYGKEEALKFLYSKGANVNLRRVVSEEKEKLHKGGVTALMDACRNGHFSVVKALVQEMGADVNICDNKDRNALIHALKEGCAKERYESAVSIGHFLLDHGVDVNSKDECGKTALILAVEMQSPDLVKALLEKGEIDIDDADEEGNTALMVAVEKSDYNIAKLLCEKGARTDIGDLIAVANRNRAPNVARLLRQYNAKFVPQAFKDWEPKSKCWRDQLKKLYKIYRPMIGKLKTFQYIQQRIQNTSQGGIYLGIHSGTEVAVRISRSTEGEKEKRFFEQCNNCEHLLKLFQFEKAKGYVYLCFPLWEKNLEQHLQEPEGQMDCKGALRMIFQAVRELHSLGFAHQDLRPSNFLIDLGGKIYLADFDNKRKLIEGKQELVNSDLEALSSLVLYVLTGGRKPLQQVSAEALVADSPDYKEALDLVSSLVSRDERGLEGLSKHPYFWSKQIRFNFLKTIWNKIKDLHNRKAVFQAPNATESFPYPRWTKEINKDVLNIMENPKKGRTFKYSNNVTDLLRFIRNLDEHPDIRHPQASLLGPEGLLLRNTGDVSTRNG is encoded by the exons ATGGAGCCTACAGCTCACAGCCAGCAGGAGGCATCGATCCCTTCcagcacagagacagcagaagacCTTGCCTTCAAGTTAAATGCTGCTGTGAGGGACAGTAATAAAGAAGATGTGCtagagctgctggagagaggggCAGATGTGAACTCCAAAGCAGAAAGTGGCTGGACACCACTGCAGAGTGCCGTGCAAGCTAATGAAGAGGACCTGGTCCGGCTTCTGCTGTGCAAGGGTGCTTGTCCACATGCCAGGAAGGACAATGGTGGCACTGCATTTACTGAGGCAGCAATAGTAGGAAATGTGAATATACTGGAGCTACTCCTTGATTGTGGGTTAAATATTAATGACTATGATGACAATGGCTTTACAGCTTTCATGGAGGCTGCATGGTATGGGAAGGAAGAAGCTTTGAAATTCCTGTATAGCAAAGGAGCAAATGTGAATTTGAGAAGGGTAGTTagtgaagagaaagagaaactgcataaaggaggagtgacagcactGATGGATGCTTGTAGGAACGGCCACTTCTCAGTTGTAAAAGCTCTTGTCCAAGAAATGGGGGCTGACGTGAACATTTGTGACAACAAAGATAGGAATGCCTTGATCCATGCCCTCAAGGAGGGTTGTGCCAAAGAAAGATACGAGTCAGCTGTCTCCATTGGCCATTTCCTGCTGGACCATGGTGTTGATGTGAACAGCAAAGATGAATGTGGGAAAACTGCCCTCATCCTAGCTGTTGAAATGCAGAGCCCAGATTTGGTGAAAGCCTTATTGGAGAAGGGCGAAATAGATATCGATGATGCAGATGAGGAGGGCAACACAGCACTGATGGTGGCTGTAGAGAAAAGTGATTACAATATAGCAAAGTTGCTGTGTGAAAAAGGAGCAAGAACTGATATTGGGGACCTTATAGCTGTTGCGAATAGGAACCGTGCTCCTAACGTGGCGCGTCTTCTTCGCCAGTATAATGCCAAGTTTGTTCCACAAGCCTTCAAAGACTGGGAGCCAAAGAGCAAATGCTGGAGGGATCAGCTGAAAAAGCTATATAAAATATATCGCCCTATGATTGGCAAACTGAAGACATTTCAATATATCCAGCAGAGAATTCAGAACACTTCTCAAGGTGGCATCTACCTTGGGATCCATAGTGGGACAGAGGTGGCAGTAAGAATAAGCCGCAGTACAGAGggtgagaaggagaaaaggttCTTTGAGCAATGTAATAACTGTGAACATCTACTGAAGCTCTTCCAGTTTGAGAAGGCAAAAGGCTACGTGTACTTATGCTTCCCCCTCTGGGAGAAAAATCTTGAACAACATCTGCAGGAACCAGAAGGCCAAATGGATTGCAAAGGTGCTCTGAGGATGATCTTCCAGGCAGTGAGAGAGCTGCACTCCCTTGGATTTGCTCACCAGGATCTGCGTCCCAGCAACTTTTTGATAG ATTTAGGTGGCAAAATTTACCTTGCGGACTTCGATAATAAAAGGAAGTTGATTGAAGGCAAACAAGAACTTGTAAACTCAGATTTAGAG GCCCTCAGCAGTCTTGTGCTGTATGTTTTAACAGGGGGTAGGAAGCCCCTTCAGCAAGTCAGTGCTGAAGCTTTAGTTGCTGATTCCCCAGATTACAAGGAGGCTCTGGATCTTGTAAGTAGCCTGGTGTCTCGTGATGAACGAGGCTTGGAAGGTTTGAGCAAACATCCGTATTTCTGGAGCAAACAGAT CAGGTTCAATTTCCTGAAGACTATATGGAATAAAATCAAAGATCTCCACAATCGGAAAGCTGTCTTTCAAGCTCCTAATGCTACTGAAAGTTTTCCTTATCCACGGTGGACCAAGGAA attaACAAAGATGTTCTGAACATCATGGAAAATCCcaagaaaggaagaacattCAAATATAGCAACAACGTCACTGACCTACTGAGGTTCATCAGAAACCTGGATGAACATCCAGATATCAG GCACCCTCAGGCCAGCCTGCTGGGACCTGAAGGACTTCTTTTGAGGAACACAGGAGATGTTTCCACAAGGAATGGGTAA
- the GLUL gene encoding glutamine synthetase, producing the protein MATSASSQLSKAIKHMYMKLPQGEKVQAMYIWIDGTGEHLRCKTRTLDHEPKSLEDLPEWNFDGSSTFQAEGSNSDMYLRPAAMFRDPFRKDPNKLVLCEVFKYNRQSAESNLRHTCRRIMDMVSNQHPWFGMEQEYTLLGTDGHPFGWPSNGFPGPQGPYYCGVGADKAYGRDIVEAHYRACLYAGVKIGGTNAEVMPAQWEFQVGPCEGIEMGDHLWIARFILHRVCEDFGVVVSFDPKPIPGNWNGAGCHTNFSTKSMREEGGLKYIEEAIEKLSKRHQYHIRAYDPKGGLDNARRLTGFHETSNIHEFSAGVANRGASIRIPRNVGQEKKGYFEDRRPSANCDPYAVTEALIRTCLLNETGDEPFEYKN; encoded by the exons ATGGCCACCTCGGCGAGCTCCCAACTCAGCAAAGCCATTAAGCATATGTACATGAAGCTGCCGCAGGGAGAGAAGGTCCAAGCCATGTACATCTGGATTGATGGGACAGGGGAGCACCTCCGCTGCAAAACCCGCACGCTGGACCATGAGCCCAAGAGCCTTGAAG ATCTCCCTGAGTGGAATTTTGATGGCTCCAGCACTTTCCAGGCTGAAGGCTCCAACAGCGACATGTACCTGCGACCTGCTGCCATGTTTCGGGACCCTTTTCGCAAGGATCCAAATAAACTAGTTCTCTGTGAGGTCTTCAAGTACAACCGTCAGTCTGCAG AGTCAAATCTCCGACACACCTGCAGACGAATTATGGATATGGTATCCAACCAGCATCCCTGGTTTGGGATGGAGCAAGAGTACACTCTTCTGGGGACAGATGGACATCCATTTGGCTGGCCTTCCAACGGCTTCCCTGGACCCCAAG GTCCATACTACTGTGGTGTAGGGGCAGATAAAGCCTATGGCAGAGACATTGTGGAGGCCCACTACCGAGCATGCCTTTATGCTGGTGTGAAAATTGGAGGAACCAATGCAGAAGTGATGCCAGCCCAG TGGGAGTTCCAGGTGGGACCATGTGAAGGGATTGAGATGGGGGATCACCTCTGGATTGCACGCTTCATCCTCCATCGGGTGTGTGAAGACTTTGGTGTTGTCGTGTCGTTCGATCCCAAACCCATCCCTGGGAACTGGAACGGTGCTGGCTGTCATACCAACTTCAGCACCAAGAGCATGAGGGAAGAAGGAGGTCTCAA GTACATTGAAGAGGCCATTGAGAAGCTGAGCAAGCGTCACCAGTACCACATCCGTGCCTATGACCCCAAAGGGGGGCTCGACAATGCCAGGCGCCTGACTGGTTTCCATGAGACATCCAACATCCATGAGTTCTCCGCTGGCGTGGCCAATCGTGGTGCCAGCATCCGTATCCCCAGGAACGTGGGCCAGGAGAAGAAGGGCTACTTCGAGGACCGTCGGCCCTCTGCCAACTGTGATCCTTACGCTGTGACAGAGGCCCTCATCCGCACATGTCTCCTCAACGAAACTGGAGATGAGCCTTTTGAGTACAAAAACTAA
- the RGSL1 gene encoding LOW QUALITY PROTEIN: regulator of G-protein signaling protein-like (The sequence of the model RefSeq protein was modified relative to this genomic sequence to represent the inferred CDS: inserted 2 bases in 1 codon), with translation MATATIASTDMRLLLRDDVFVDFFNTFLNLPVFGQTPIYISSTGQWNLWPELPSHLDPSPPALLAWLEKHRLPHFCKSSLCLHLVLCQKLLGFVRSGEAAKLLNWQSADWWLLEKCISGSQAMWHFRAFIRGMAGEELTNFWLTTERLLGLDESDERQRDLYLSLLHRLKATHLREGSSVITLCRTIAGSLPKARHIQSIGTRREILSKMQEQALFAIQSYWLPKFFIHCKMGMKEEKLCWPLLQEYQERLLWAKSEEPSGFSENLFTMHIKRSQGLSGPYCSKKAKVEIWALVREVRDIQEMKMSSFQVLPGRQPGPSGSTKESSLDKNALESIPQQSEHPANPAFGGRGATCHERPRPNTEQVHHLKDLCKEKVLSNLCSSAPIAHLSSMEKPVKTLGLLPWALGAETCAGRPFRDFLKCQDRPMETLLLDLWHDLEEFLSAVLDPSKENSFFLRHLTGEKICKTYLEEGTVQQLPLETRTLRRLRNHLMSGEFSPWIFRAQEEICKVLYGFYEEFLADDDRTFLQFMSLQSNVPMPEMQDHTVGKEERFLLSQRINQSLKLSQALHGTRNLEGLSSKHWQLIATRDLRNGGSIQAEMEPLLGKSDADSQKMMSNELDVQKPSLTLDSPSKENELLSLTSPSVAGQLSDSQKNHLESSCDHAYISMLTDRMNVHMAQVSPPGNTPGMSSCSSTLGYKWHLMKILHNPDYLQFFKQFLEEHNTDKLLHFWMAVEKLAXETNPEMKSFVINSIVRNDCHAETPAEEQLNCHTYTTKEINEAEAVSPHMLMTAQIFVQKTMVKQCSALIMHLAASNMQSEKEVTFLKREITIISKLFLNSDILPKLWGDFIWSLSPKELPNCVIYHRTKVIIFPVLIHSWKKLCTWKVMRSFQVSKKDRVQISSLRTRTSSKSWYLQSK, from the exons ATGGCCACTG CAACCATAGCCTCCACGGACATGAGGCTTCTGCTGAGAGATGATGTTTTTGTCGACTTTTTCAACACATTTCTGAATCTTCCG gttTTTGGCCAGACACCCATTTACATCAGCAGTACAGGCCAGTGGAACCTCTGGCCAGAGCTGCCGAGCCATCTG GACCCCAGCCCCCCGGCTTTACTGGCTTGGCTGGAAAAGCACCGGCTGCCTCACTTCTGCAAATCCAGCCTTTGCCTCCACCTCGTCCTCTGCCAGAAGCTCCTGGGTTTCGTTCGGTCGGGGGAAGCAG CAAAACTGCTGAACTGGCAAAGCGCTGACTGGTGGCTACTGGAAAAGTGCATCAGCGGGAGCCAGGCCATGTGGCACTTTCGGGCCTTCATCCGAGGAATGGCAG GGGAAGAACTGACCAACTTCTGGCTCACCACTGAAAGGCTCCTGGGGCTTGATGAGTCTGATGAAAGGCAGAGGGATCtctacctgtccttgcttcaTAGGCTGAAAGCCACTCACCTGCGTGAAGGCTCCAGTGTCATCACTCTCTGCAGGACCATTGCTG GATCACTGCCGAAAGCCAGGCACATTCAGTCCATCGGCACCAGGAGAGAGATCCTAAGCAAGATGCAGGAACAGGCCCTTTTTGCAATTCAGAGTTACTGGCTCCCTAAATTCTTCATCCACTGCAAGATGGgcatgaaggaagaaaaattgtgCTGGCCTTTGCTGCAGGAATATCAGGAGCGTTTATTATGGGCCAAATCAGAGGAGCCCTCAGGCTTTTCAGAAAATCTCTTCACGATGCATATTAAAAGGAGTCAGGGTTTGTCAGGGCCCTACTGCAGCAAGAAGGCCAAAGTGGAGATCTGGGCTCTAGTCAGGGAAGTAAGAGACATCCAAGAAATGAAGATGTCCAGTTTTCAGGTGCTACCAGGAAGGCAACCAGGGCCATCTGGGAGCACAAAGGAATCTTCTCTCGATAAGAACGCTTTGGAATCAATTCCACAGCAGTCAGAGCATCCTGCAAACCCTGCCTTTGGAGGCAGAGGAGCAACCTGTCATGAACGACCCAGACCTAACACAGAGCAGGTTCATCACCTGAAAGACCTCTGTAAAGAGAAAGTCCTCTCTAACCTGTGTTCCTCTGCACCCATTGCCCATCTGTCATCCATGGAAAAGCCAGTCAAGACCTTGGGTCTTCTTCCCTGGGCCCTTGGCGCCGAGACCTGTGCAGGACGGCCCTTCAGGGATTTCCTGAAGTGCCAGGACCGGCCCATGGAGACTCTTCTCCTGGACCTGTGGCATGACCTGGAGGAATTTCTGTCTGCGGTGCTGGACCCCAGCAAAGAAAATAGTTTCTTCCTGCGTCATTTGACTGGGGAGAAGATATGTAAGACCTACCTGGAGGAGGGCACCGTTCAGCAGCTTCCCTTGGAAACCAGGACCCTCAGGAGGTTGCGGAACCATCTGATGTCTGGAGAATTCTCCCCCTGGATATTCAGAGCCCAGGAGGAGATTTGCAAG GTGCTTTACGGCTTCTACGAGGAATTTCTGGCTGATGATGACAGGACGTTCCTTCAGTTTATG TCTCTGCAGAGCAATGTCCCGATGCCCGAGATGCAAGACCACACTGTTGGGAAAGAAGAACGTTTCCTTCTGTCCCAGCGGATAAACCAGTCCTTGAAGCTGAGCCAGGCCTTGCATGGCACAAGGAATTTGGAAGGTCTCTCCTCCAAGCACTGGCAATTAATTGCCACTCGGGACCTCCGGAATGGGGGCTCCATCCAGGCAGAGATGGAACCTCTCCTGGGCAA aTCTGATGCAGACTCCCAGAAGATGATGTCTAATGAGCTGGATGTTCAGAAACCTTCACTGACTTTGGATAGCCCAAGCAAGGAAAATGAGCTTTTAAGTCTCACAAGCCCATCAGTTG CTGGGCAGCTCTCAGATTCCCAGAAAAATCATTTAGAATCATCCTGTGACCACGCTTACATCTCCATGCTCACTGACCGCATGAATGTCCATATGGCTCAGGTTTCACCTCCTGGGAATACTCCAGGCATGAGTTCTTGCAGTTCCACACTGGGATATAAATG GCACTTAATGAAAATACTGCACAACCCTGACTACCTGCAGTTCTTCAAGCAGTTCCTTGAGGAGCACAACACAGATAAGCTACTGCATTTCTGGATGGCTGTGGAGAAGCTAGC AGAGACCAACCCAGAGATGAAGAGCTTTGTTATTAACAGCATTGTCAGAAATGACTGTCATGCTGAAACCCCAGCTG AAGAGCAGCTGAACTGCCACACTTATACCaccaaagaaataaatgaggCTGAAGCAGTCAGCCCCCACATGTTGATGACAGCACAGATCTTTGTCCAGAAAACAATGGTAAAACAATG TTCTGCCCTCATCATGCATCTGGCTGCCAGCAACATGcagtcagaaaaggaagttaCTTTTCTGAAACGGGAAATCACCATCATCAGCAAACTCTTCTTGAACTCTGACATTCTGCCCAAACTGTGG GGAGATTTTATCTGGAGTTTATCTCCCAAGGAGCTACCAAACTGTGTCATCTACCACAGAACCAAGGTCATCATCTTCCCTGTCCTGATACACTCCTGGAAAAA GCTCTGCACATGGAAGGTGATGAGGAGCTTTCAAGTCTCCAAGAAGGACAGGGTGCAAATCTCTTCGCTTAGGACAAGAACCTCCTCCAAATCATGGTATCTACAGTCCAAGTAA
- the RNASEL gene encoding 2-5A-dependent ribonuclease isoform X1 has protein sequence MEPTAHSQQEASIPSSTETAEDLAFKLNAAVRDSNKEDVLELLERGADVNSKAESGWTPLQSAVQANEEDLVRLLLCKGACPHARKDNGGTAFTEAAIVGNVNILELLLDCGLNINDYDDNGFTAFMEAAWYGKEEALKFLYSKGANVNLRRVVSEEKEKLHKGGVTALMDACRNGHFSVVKALVQEMGADVNICDNKDRNALIHALKEGCAKERYESAVSIGHFLLDHGVDVNSKDECGKTALILAVEMQSPDLVKALLEKGEIDIDDADEEGNTALMVAVEKSDYNIAKLLCEKGARTDIGDLIAVANRNRAPNVARLLRQYNAKFVPQAFKDWEPKSKCWRDQLKKLYKIYRPMIGKLKTFQYIQQRIQNTSQGGIYLGIHSGTEVAVRISRSTEGEKEKRFFEQCNNCEHLLKLFQFEKAKGYVYLCFPLWEKNLEQHLQEPEGQMDCKGALRMIFQAVRELHSLGFAHQDLRPSNFLIDLGGKIYLADFDNKRKLIEGKQELVNSDLEALSSLVLYVLTGGRKPLQQVSAEALVADSPDYKEALDLVSSLVSRDERGLEGLSKHPYFWSKQIRFNFLKTIWNKIKDLHNRKAVFQAPNATESFPYPRWTKEINKDVLNIMENPKKGRTFKYSNNVTDLLRFIRNLDEHPDIRISNKIGDHAEYFLKLFPALTIYVYNSLRHNPEYSHFADIQYPFL, from the exons ATGGAGCCTACAGCTCACAGCCAGCAGGAGGCATCGATCCCTTCcagcacagagacagcagaagacCTTGCCTTCAAGTTAAATGCTGCTGTGAGGGACAGTAATAAAGAAGATGTGCtagagctgctggagagaggggCAGATGTGAACTCCAAAGCAGAAAGTGGCTGGACACCACTGCAGAGTGCCGTGCAAGCTAATGAAGAGGACCTGGTCCGGCTTCTGCTGTGCAAGGGTGCTTGTCCACATGCCAGGAAGGACAATGGTGGCACTGCATTTACTGAGGCAGCAATAGTAGGAAATGTGAATATACTGGAGCTACTCCTTGATTGTGGGTTAAATATTAATGACTATGATGACAATGGCTTTACAGCTTTCATGGAGGCTGCATGGTATGGGAAGGAAGAAGCTTTGAAATTCCTGTATAGCAAAGGAGCAAATGTGAATTTGAGAAGGGTAGTTagtgaagagaaagagaaactgcataaaggaggagtgacagcactGATGGATGCTTGTAGGAACGGCCACTTCTCAGTTGTAAAAGCTCTTGTCCAAGAAATGGGGGCTGACGTGAACATTTGTGACAACAAAGATAGGAATGCCTTGATCCATGCCCTCAAGGAGGGTTGTGCCAAAGAAAGATACGAGTCAGCTGTCTCCATTGGCCATTTCCTGCTGGACCATGGTGTTGATGTGAACAGCAAAGATGAATGTGGGAAAACTGCCCTCATCCTAGCTGTTGAAATGCAGAGCCCAGATTTGGTGAAAGCCTTATTGGAGAAGGGCGAAATAGATATCGATGATGCAGATGAGGAGGGCAACACAGCACTGATGGTGGCTGTAGAGAAAAGTGATTACAATATAGCAAAGTTGCTGTGTGAAAAAGGAGCAAGAACTGATATTGGGGACCTTATAGCTGTTGCGAATAGGAACCGTGCTCCTAACGTGGCGCGTCTTCTTCGCCAGTATAATGCCAAGTTTGTTCCACAAGCCTTCAAAGACTGGGAGCCAAAGAGCAAATGCTGGAGGGATCAGCTGAAAAAGCTATATAAAATATATCGCCCTATGATTGGCAAACTGAAGACATTTCAATATATCCAGCAGAGAATTCAGAACACTTCTCAAGGTGGCATCTACCTTGGGATCCATAGTGGGACAGAGGTGGCAGTAAGAATAAGCCGCAGTACAGAGggtgagaaggagaaaaggttCTTTGAGCAATGTAATAACTGTGAACATCTACTGAAGCTCTTCCAGTTTGAGAAGGCAAAAGGCTACGTGTACTTATGCTTCCCCCTCTGGGAGAAAAATCTTGAACAACATCTGCAGGAACCAGAAGGCCAAATGGATTGCAAAGGTGCTCTGAGGATGATCTTCCAGGCAGTGAGAGAGCTGCACTCCCTTGGATTTGCTCACCAGGATCTGCGTCCCAGCAACTTTTTGATAG ATTTAGGTGGCAAAATTTACCTTGCGGACTTCGATAATAAAAGGAAGTTGATTGAAGGCAAACAAGAACTTGTAAACTCAGATTTAGAG GCCCTCAGCAGTCTTGTGCTGTATGTTTTAACAGGGGGTAGGAAGCCCCTTCAGCAAGTCAGTGCTGAAGCTTTAGTTGCTGATTCCCCAGATTACAAGGAGGCTCTGGATCTTGTAAGTAGCCTGGTGTCTCGTGATGAACGAGGCTTGGAAGGTTTGAGCAAACATCCGTATTTCTGGAGCAAACAGAT CAGGTTCAATTTCCTGAAGACTATATGGAATAAAATCAAAGATCTCCACAATCGGAAAGCTGTCTTTCAAGCTCCTAATGCTACTGAAAGTTTTCCTTATCCACGGTGGACCAAGGAA attaACAAAGATGTTCTGAACATCATGGAAAATCCcaagaaaggaagaacattCAAATATAGCAACAACGTCACTGACCTACTGAGGTTCATCAGAAACCTGGATGAACATCCAGATATCAG GATCAGCAACAAAATAGGAGACCATGCTGAATATTTCTTGAAGCTTTTTCCAGCACTTACCATTTATGTGTACAACAGTTTACGTCATAATCCTGAATACAGTCACTTTGCAGACATTCAGTACCCTTTTCTGTAG
- the RNASEL gene encoding 2-5A-dependent ribonuclease isoform X3: protein MEPTAHSQQEASIPSSTETAEDLAFKLNAAVRDSNKEDVLELLERGADVNSKAESGWTPLQSAVQANEEDLVRLLLCKGACPHARKDNGGTAFTEAAIVGNVNILELLLDCGLNINDYDDNGFTAFMEAAWYGKEEALKFLYSKGANVNLRRVVSEEKEKLHKGGVTALMDACRNGHFSVVKALVQEMGADVNICDNKDRNALIHALKEGCAKERYESAVSIGHFLLDHGVDVNSKDECGKTALILAVEMQSPDLVKALLEKGEIDIDDADEEGNTALMVAVEKSDYNIAKLLCEKGARTDIGDLIAVANRNRAPNVARLLRQYNAKFVPQAFKDWEPKSKCWRDQLKKLYKIYRPMIGKLKTFQYIQQRIQNTSQGGIYLGIHSGTEVAVRISRSTEGEKEKRFFEQCNNCEHLLKLFQFEKAKGYVYLCFPLWEKNLEQHLQEPEGQMDCKGALRMIFQAVRELHSLGFAHQDLRPSNFLIDLGGKIYLADFDNKRKLIEGKQELVNSDLEALSSLVLYVLTGGRKPLQQVSAEALVADSPDYKEALDLVSSLVSRDERGLEGLSKHPYFWSKQIRFNFLKTIWNKIKDLHNRKAVFQAPNATESFPYPRWTKEGASWKDMLHLFEM from the exons ATGGAGCCTACAGCTCACAGCCAGCAGGAGGCATCGATCCCTTCcagcacagagacagcagaagacCTTGCCTTCAAGTTAAATGCTGCTGTGAGGGACAGTAATAAAGAAGATGTGCtagagctgctggagagaggggCAGATGTGAACTCCAAAGCAGAAAGTGGCTGGACACCACTGCAGAGTGCCGTGCAAGCTAATGAAGAGGACCTGGTCCGGCTTCTGCTGTGCAAGGGTGCTTGTCCACATGCCAGGAAGGACAATGGTGGCACTGCATTTACTGAGGCAGCAATAGTAGGAAATGTGAATATACTGGAGCTACTCCTTGATTGTGGGTTAAATATTAATGACTATGATGACAATGGCTTTACAGCTTTCATGGAGGCTGCATGGTATGGGAAGGAAGAAGCTTTGAAATTCCTGTATAGCAAAGGAGCAAATGTGAATTTGAGAAGGGTAGTTagtgaagagaaagagaaactgcataaaggaggagtgacagcactGATGGATGCTTGTAGGAACGGCCACTTCTCAGTTGTAAAAGCTCTTGTCCAAGAAATGGGGGCTGACGTGAACATTTGTGACAACAAAGATAGGAATGCCTTGATCCATGCCCTCAAGGAGGGTTGTGCCAAAGAAAGATACGAGTCAGCTGTCTCCATTGGCCATTTCCTGCTGGACCATGGTGTTGATGTGAACAGCAAAGATGAATGTGGGAAAACTGCCCTCATCCTAGCTGTTGAAATGCAGAGCCCAGATTTGGTGAAAGCCTTATTGGAGAAGGGCGAAATAGATATCGATGATGCAGATGAGGAGGGCAACACAGCACTGATGGTGGCTGTAGAGAAAAGTGATTACAATATAGCAAAGTTGCTGTGTGAAAAAGGAGCAAGAACTGATATTGGGGACCTTATAGCTGTTGCGAATAGGAACCGTGCTCCTAACGTGGCGCGTCTTCTTCGCCAGTATAATGCCAAGTTTGTTCCACAAGCCTTCAAAGACTGGGAGCCAAAGAGCAAATGCTGGAGGGATCAGCTGAAAAAGCTATATAAAATATATCGCCCTATGATTGGCAAACTGAAGACATTTCAATATATCCAGCAGAGAATTCAGAACACTTCTCAAGGTGGCATCTACCTTGGGATCCATAGTGGGACAGAGGTGGCAGTAAGAATAAGCCGCAGTACAGAGggtgagaaggagaaaaggttCTTTGAGCAATGTAATAACTGTGAACATCTACTGAAGCTCTTCCAGTTTGAGAAGGCAAAAGGCTACGTGTACTTATGCTTCCCCCTCTGGGAGAAAAATCTTGAACAACATCTGCAGGAACCAGAAGGCCAAATGGATTGCAAAGGTGCTCTGAGGATGATCTTCCAGGCAGTGAGAGAGCTGCACTCCCTTGGATTTGCTCACCAGGATCTGCGTCCCAGCAACTTTTTGATAG ATTTAGGTGGCAAAATTTACCTTGCGGACTTCGATAATAAAAGGAAGTTGATTGAAGGCAAACAAGAACTTGTAAACTCAGATTTAGAG GCCCTCAGCAGTCTTGTGCTGTATGTTTTAACAGGGGGTAGGAAGCCCCTTCAGCAAGTCAGTGCTGAAGCTTTAGTTGCTGATTCCCCAGATTACAAGGAGGCTCTGGATCTTGTAAGTAGCCTGGTGTCTCGTGATGAACGAGGCTTGGAAGGTTTGAGCAAACATCCGTATTTCTGGAGCAAACAGAT CAGGTTCAATTTCCTGAAGACTATATGGAATAAAATCAAAGATCTCCACAATCGGAAAGCTGTCTTTCAAGCTCCTAATGCTACTGAAAGTTTTCCTTATCCACGGTGGACCAAGGAA GGAGCATCTTGGAAAGACATGCTGCACCTGTTTGAGATGTGA